From Nitrospinota bacterium, the proteins below share one genomic window:
- a CDS encoding radical SAM protein codes for MIALIKETLDRIRYKIPIRPRQVQIEITNRCNMDCPMCQREDLGIELEHMSWTDFTTVVDKLNHREDITLTGWGEPFIHPQVFDMISYCRERGHRVMITSNGLFTKPSMVNDILDSGLDSITFSIDSVNGNETVVEGHTSTKVYENIEAVTRRRDPAKLGVRLQATLHMDCENDLYDVIRYGAGIGCDTVNVGRLDRQFRPNLKRPDSREERFIFLKADDIARTYGIQLDWLQYSISHGLTRFFYRLLRKKLHRSGKYCLKTFNYAYVTREGNVTPCCLLPNEKMGNLLNDGLDNIWKSEKFNHFRENYRDTCGSCDLWTIDQVPSDVNLATVKPSNLQNPVLVK; via the coding sequence ATGATTGCACTCATCAAAGAAACTCTAGACCGGATTCGCTATAAAATCCCTATACGACCCAGGCAGGTCCAAATTGAGATCACCAACCGATGCAATATGGATTGCCCAATGTGCCAGAGGGAAGATTTGGGAATTGAGCTGGAGCATATGAGTTGGACCGATTTTACAACTGTAGTGGATAAATTAAACCACCGCGAAGACATTACCCTGACGGGATGGGGAGAACCCTTTATTCACCCACAGGTTTTTGACATGATCTCTTATTGCAGGGAACGTGGCCACAGGGTAATGATCACCTCCAACGGACTTTTCACAAAACCATCAATGGTCAATGACATCCTGGATTCCGGTCTCGACTCAATCACTTTTTCGATCGACAGCGTTAACGGTAATGAAACCGTAGTCGAGGGGCACACCAGCACCAAGGTTTATGAAAATATAGAAGCGGTAACGAGAAGGAGAGACCCTGCAAAACTGGGGGTGAGACTTCAAGCCACTCTTCATATGGATTGCGAAAATGATTTATACGATGTTATCCGTTACGGTGCCGGAATCGGATGTGATACTGTGAATGTTGGTCGACTGGACAGACAGTTCCGACCCAACCTCAAGCGGCCCGACTCCAGGGAGGAGCGCTTTATCTTTCTGAAAGCCGATGACATAGCACGCACTTACGGAATTCAGCTCGACTGGTTGCAATATTCAATTTCCCATGGTTTAACGCGGTTCTTCTATCGCCTGTTGAGAAAAAAACTACACCGGTCTGGAAAGTATTGCCTGAAAACCTTCAACTACGCCTACGTCACCCGTGAAGGCAATGTTACCCCCTGCTGCCTGCTCCCCAACGAAAAAATGGGAAACCTGCTCAATGACGGTTTGGATAATATATGGAAGAGTGAAAAGTTCAACCATTTTCGTGAAAACTACCGTGATACCTGTGGCTCCTGCGATTTATGGACGATTGACCAGGTCCCTTCCGATGTTAACCTTGCGACCGTCAAACCTTCAAACCTGCAAAACCCCGTATTGGTTAAGTAA